The Ictalurus punctatus breed USDA103 chromosome 9, Coco_2.0, whole genome shotgun sequence genome contains a region encoding:
- the stard9 gene encoding stAR-related lipid transfer protein 9 isoform X2 → MDKGTEMKLLQIIEGGPLFSSSELSALTHNSRAEDVGSQEASDRLAPWRRLEEHQCYVECLREEILLEQRRAEKDLEREQAHLRKQHSEIQQWILQEKQRLVAIREKGTLDSGVQTDVVPLPALAGINEKENSSETVRPSLIVGDRKRVVQEELLKHHAFRRNENRIRRKRLRYQLERIARKRHLLEAKQELQRLETALSLRVDGPLSPDLGSPSTRRGRPVVLRRHSFSVDLLSRLYPQHSPIFSQFLRRTKLSESTSSLSRVIFPRRWVSDECLPGKPRGRSNTMPSRYSQGTSSRTGSSENIKMFGKENIPSEGMTEKNAQSSVWNHNMDSDNRDSKKVLPIIKQSSTQKNSAKGGKSSTHEGNKGLETIRKALSRSVGFGIKMALSRVFRKPPLGSRGGKSAKSASRVKTQFAMEGKKDKFVGDVETKQLKSSIKSTVSCDGLDQLISLKEKKHGRWHSAETLTKKTMRWVKTQQDLTDWVEKNGEGVVDDSSDCDSIFSVDSLSSAYATALAEQLQQEDCEPSEVESEDSQMSKDSLVKKSSGSTDARPVLKLGHSIRHTFHSTSNPQSTTGREKKEESKEIPEELFRGLHGQKVIRQAIEESSHFSQVTSDSRHSSDANVRETEAFLALTDAWSSTDAADSPRILGASETSLKLCILSETSSSQSQASLDLSGTTTGSECQISPRFDSTQGNNATVKEQSHTSYERKTVLDYFLSDLTSTSCSAPECTLLQENNGLLRNFEAPSTSLEASIAQNTMSKNTYCTNKPPPPELLPLETIDVDMLMVNAPSKERAVLSGWSSSACFPGNSPPGKNLKSSSTKQTERIPSADESVLTKSFAPQNSLIESKQETQSEERFIAETQSRNGNIFSNCDGQTHLEIQHSHSTLQSGNALKCSNKQKPICSSKELHQSAVHSLKIENDFHCEPQSIMEHLINHVEKEVSDEKTLVQHQVQCTEKFSECCDTRNTKDYPFEMNIKSDRANEVAASLRYCDAQLEPFNVHTRKRSKDSQDDLTGNLKTRKRSCVKSLVPGDSAVNNVPFMFNDISRDSTGKLLLTEKDIPGDNLSQTFQQDCKTASMDNHINMYHNSSTPVARSLSEDRLASTVTKEQKVSTIPMNKSEMPCMPDVKTSDVKVVDKGVFESCTFQKIGLTINDKISEVVKEHLNLSLQVDGGEDINEEPETNNKTSSATNIYTLKNNTEITAEGLQGELDSSQTFPCVTEYFVDDRENLDNTDDCLRGQYIVKNPTEKEVLDHQGVGFLSSCPALLVKNSAEIENLENHNAYGPVPQDLKIKLPESNTVLCPVPTDNHPELLNTSHSSGLIDEVISESNTTIQLTLMSTCKQSPVILSSDYVTVAEEHDQFSLRKTETIPIDKVVHNPAPTGTSVRNEDNGFDLSSYTQHKPGIYPEENSISGASNPETESSRCSEAVVNHIASDMLKEAVEASKVNTAPKFQQVLELNTVSHLDTESAIQFQKENEHSFTSDRAEHVPGTDSRPLKKQVYQECAEEKHGFMTQEQLHGGQNTNETEDNIMDFENHTCSGKLHKETTVSKSCQALVELQRDNQTQIIQSVIMSEMHSSCPQNEDQSLCKEDHTLQRRNIQEQCVNVQKEQKHPYQLQSQDLSILSKSVQRPEQTDMREANTPELKFSTSGSLDLKEPIQVQIEYTEKTNGVKQPATIYSSRLVFSRTNEERQRVKPKRHRKAHFTAPISSSTDSTPDSSLDEIAKSRVHKCGIATPAIPGTSSPGKATTENRNISSDESSSFLSLEISPGSTASKSKHNQCYGTGSDNPYFYIRDVTTEEVRQKKCNFTAKLFKIPGQSKGDETIQLTRSNSTKHVSHENNNERPKSFENDSIQDREPVLHFGSSDINPFVHTRKKDRLLKAAYKNQPFGSAVNISSQLSSLESSSNGIARCCSMDNGLNVQNSPFSSHLSTYAVQKGLSSTLSSAEDSKEHISTEPKLREAFRTPTICNEKILTASGSDSCNDTLDLASSSGQVDEIVLVYSSEHESQESKQDSRKCDHGTQTVKFYEDQEKKNRHRRSSTQVPVSRQAQERSTTWTSLQNMSEHLSELILSTSDLLGNIQCMRTGENSMENTPPLKTCSKVSKVSSDKYCKSDGSTQTAIDVGIQTEDIALLMKQNKVLQSTPLVQNPKSHEVNVIVKVIGSEVCNIPKHDGVINSIKDQCDSKQTFETVKSNPDLCPGGSPSSEQFSGKLDTVKILSLETVAPNQHCFNPVTVDHKASNAFAVCVQRKCTSQMLAKDNQTHQQMKPKNNPDKRVMLIDRASSPILTVDVASLQKGKIKSGTIHTPTEMLSKTENKPVSTSKPKSQYQRENFYTYQTVNKSVSSMSLENLSNHSCVHLGAPDAHSTEVSSSRYIQNGRKKHSHGVRSKEASQAIWCSPLSHSHSSTVKHRKPVDLSQDTLQSSTPINQSHSSSMQEYKHRLCKNMSCWGDVSKDTLQYQEEDSMSLAPSDCNTDILVSINPLTEASPLQEDYWIPENLPMHNKFTNWSGISQQPPARLTKESSTTMEKSPDINTHSLHLRSAESESLGYRYKPELLESADRRSREIERLRKEREQVLASMQLDTSPHPLSVELAEAKLHYGLGKTDTLLNMLKSSSRSPVAESTISTKQQLYDRHRRSIDGLRKEREDRLQTSRRARSLSPSKHPNSSNHLTEQSERPVGLPSRQREYLQHLRKEVVEMSRVPDPPRREGQYPTDIELLLRDYSRAREEAKTEIARARVRLRERTEQEKRRLEQQALTQSVKDHMRLCTRVSNSTLCTGSNLSLSSGPTSGYNSSNAAVLKDSTSPSIQITRVSDGELRIRSRPPMIPPQSLKAPRAWLSAQDIRVESSSSGYELHSSSSPSSPPGRQRTCSFSSPSSISISYQDIADCTLTSAISEVHLASGGDVRNLLAGSAEAGWRHHGLENGVQTFHRPSSRPSAHGFLGAMELERPLASLWSLIRDHSKTHLYNTSLKSAWTRLLDDATQLVYLLTDPSSCHMKQPRDFCCLSTEAKRDDMWVLAMQSVFEESLPRPSVDTVRGEMFPSAWILQRSQRQGREIVTVIYLLQVDLGTPTLPQRLLKVVARKQAAVIADLDSFLSL, encoded by the exons atCATTGAAGGTGGTCCACTTTTCAGCTCATCTGAGCTTAGCGCTCTCACACATAACTCAAG GGCAGAGGATGTAGGCAGTCAGGAGGCCAGTGACAGGTTAGCTCCCTGGCGGAGGCTGGAGGAGCATCAATGCTACGTGGAATGTTTGCGTGAGGAGATCCTGCTGGAACAGAGAAGAGCTGAGAAAGACTTGGAGAGAGAGCAGGCCCATCTTCGAAAGCAACACTCTGAGA TCCAGCAGTGGATCTTGCAAGAAAAGCAGCGTCTTGTTGCCATCAGGGAGAAGGGAACGCTCGACTCAGGGGTGCAGACAGATGTCGTTCCTCTGCCTGCACTGGCTGGCATTAACGAGAAGGAGAACAGCAGTGAAACAGTGCGTCCATCACTAATTGTGGGTGATAGGAAACGGGTGGTGCAAGAAGAGCTCCTCAAGCACCATGCATTCCGAAGAAATGAGAATCGCATTCGGCGCAAGAGACTGCGCTACCAGCTGGAAAGAATAGCTCGTAAGAGACACCTGCTAGAGGCAAAGCAAGagcttcagagactggagactgcCCTTTCACTCAGAGTTGATGGACCTCTGTCCCCTGATTTAGGATCTCCTTCAACGCGCAGAGGACGTCCAGTGGTCTTGCGAAGGCATTCCTTTTCTGTTGACCTTTTATCCCGACTTTACCCTCAACATTCACCCATTTTCAG cCAGTTTCTTAGGAGGACCAAATTATCTGAGTCAACATCATCTCTGTCTAGGGTTATCTTTCCTAGAAGATGGGTGTCTGATGAATGTCTACCAGGCAAACCTAGAGGCCGCTCTAACACTATGCCCTCAAGATATAGTCAAGGGACTTCAAGTAGGACAGGCTCCTCTGAGAACATCAAAATGTTTGGAAAGGAAAACATACCATCTGAAGGAATGACTGAGAAAAACGCTCAATCATCAGTCTGGAATCATAACATGGATTCGGATAATAGAGATAGTAAGAAGGTACTTCCGATAATAAAGCAATCAAGTACACAAAAAAACTCAGCTAAGGGAGGAAAGAGTTCAACCCATGAAGGAAACAAGGGCTTGGAGACAATCCGCAAAGCTCTTTCTCGATCAGTTGGCTTTGGAATAAAGATGGCTTTGTCAAGGGTTTTCCGCAAGCCTCCTTTAGGGTCACGAGGTGGCAAAAGTGCTAAGTCCGCTAGCAGAGTGAAAACTCAATTTGCcatggaaggaaagaaagacaaatttGTAGGAGACGTGGAGACAAAGCAGCTAAAGTCCTCTATTAAATCTACAGTGTCTTGTGATGGTTTAGACCAGCTCATCTCATTAAAAGAGAAGAAGCACGGACGCTGGCATAGTGCAGAGACCCTGACTAAAAAGACCATGAGATGGGTCAAGACCCAACAAGATCTGACTGACTGGGTAGAAAAAAATGGTGAAGGAGTGGTTGATGACTCTTCAGACTGTGACAGCATTTTTTCAGTGGACTCCCTTTCATCAGCCTATGCCACTGCATTGGCGGAGCAGCTTCAGCAAGAGGACTGTGAGCCGAGTGAAGTAGAGAGTGAGGACAGTCAGATGTCCAAGGACTCACTTGTCAAGAAAAGTAGTGGGAGCACTGATGCAAGGCCAGTTCTGAAGCTTGGTCACTCCATTCGTCATACTTTCCATTCAACATCTAATCCACAATCAACCACAGgtagagaaaaaaaggaagaatcCAAAGAAATACCTGAAGAGCTTTTCAGGGGTCTACATGGTCAAAAGGTAATAAGACAAGCAATAGAGGAATCCTCACACTTCTCACAAGTAACATCTGATTCCCGGCACTCCAGTGATGCCAATGTCAGAGAAACGGAAGCTTTCCTTGCACTCACAGATGCATGGTCATCCACTGATGCAGCAGATAGTCCTAGGATCCTTGGGGCTTCAGAGACCTCGTTGAAACTATGTATACTATCAGAGACCAGTAGCAGCCAAAGTCAGGCTAGTCTAGATCTGTCTGGTACAACAACTGGATCTGAATGCCAGATATCACCCCGTTTTGATTCTACACAAGGCAATAATGCGACAGTTAAGGAACAAAGTCACACATCCTATGAAAGGAAAACCGTCTTGGACTATTTTTTGAGTGATCTTACCTCTACGTCCTGTTCTGCACCTGAATGCACATTATTGCAAGAAAATAATGGGCTGTTGCGTAATTTTGAGGCACCGAGCACTTCTCTAGAGGCTTCCATCGCTCAGAACACAATGAGCAAGAACACATATTGCACAAacaaaccaccaccaccagaatTACTGCCATTAGAAACGATTGATGTTGATATGCTAATGGTCAATGCACCTTCCAAAGAGAGAGCTGTTCTGTCTGGTTGGAGTTCTTCAGCATGCTTCCCAGGTAATTCCCCCCCTGGTAAGAACTTAAAAAGCAGTTCTACAAAACAAACTGAACGTATCCCATCAGCTGATGAGAGTGTCCTCACTAAAAGCTTTGCACCACAAAATAGCTTAATAGAATCAAAACAGGAAACACAGTCCGAAGAACGTTTCATTGCCGAAACACAATCCAGAAATGGTAATATTTTCTCAAATTGTGATGGACAAACTCATCTAGAAATTCAGCATTCTCACAGTACACTTCAATCAGGAAATGCTTTGAAATGTAGTAATAAGCAGAAACCCATATGCTCCAGTAAGGAACTCCATCAGTCAGCAGTACATAGTTTGAAAATAGAGAATGATTTTCATTGTGAGCCACAAAGCATAATGGAGCATCTGATTAACCATGTTGAAAAGGAGGTGAGTGATGAAAAGACCTTGGTGCAGCATCAGGTTCAGTGCACAGAAAAATTTTCAGAGTGCTGTGATACAAGAAATACAAAAGATTACCCTTTTGAAATGAACATCAAGTCAGACCGTGCAAACGAAGTGGCTGCTTCTTTAAGATACTGTGATGCTCAACTCGAACCCTTTAATGTGCACACAAGAAAAAGAAGCAAAGATTCTCAAGATGATTTAACGGGAAATCTGAAAACCCGAAAGAGAAGCTGTGTTAAGTCCCTTGTACCTGGTGATTCTGCTGTAAATAATGTGCCATTCATGTTTAATGACATCAGCAGAGACTCAACAGGCAAACTGTTACTAACAGAAAAGGATATACCTGGAGATAATTTGTCCCAAACATTTCAGCAAGATTGTAAAACTGCATCTATGGACAATCATATCAACATGTACCACAACAGCAGTACTCCTGTTGCCAGATCTCTCTCTGAAGACAGGCTTGCATCTACAGTAACAAAAGAACAGAAAGTGTCCACCATTCCCATGAATAAAAGTGAAATGCCGTGTATGCCAGACGTAAAAACTTCTGATGTTAAGGTTGTAGACAAAGGAGTGTTTGAGAGCTGTACATTCCAAAAGATTGGCCTTAcgataaatgacaaaatatcagaaGTGGTGAAGGAACACCTGAACTTGTCATTGCAAGTGGATGGTGGTGAAGACATTAATGAAGAACCAgagacaaacaacaaaacatcttCAGCAACCAACATTTATACTCTTAAGAACAATACTGAAATTACAGCTGAGGGCTTACAAGGAGAACTTGACAGTTCTCAGACATTTCCATGTGTGACTGAATATTTTGTTGATGATAGAGAGAATCTGGACAACACAGATGACTGTTTGAGAGGCCAATATATAGTAAAAAATCCCACTGAGAAAGAAGTACTAGACCACCAAGGAGTTGGATTCCTTAGCAGTTGTCCAGCTTTGTTGGTGAAGAACAGTGCAGAAATAGAAAATTTAGAGAATCATAATGCATATGGACCTGTGCCCCAAGATTTGAAAATAAAGCTACCAGAATCAAACACTGTCCTATGTCCAGTACCAACTGATAATCATCCAGAATTGTTAAATACCAGCCATTCCAGTGGTCTAATCGATGAAGTGATCAGTGAAAGTAACACAACTATACAACTGACATTGATGTCTACTTGTAAACAAAGCCCTGTAATTTTATCTTCTGATTATGTCACTGTGGCTGAGGAACATGATCAGTTCAGTCTGAGGAAAACAGAGACTATACCAATCGATAAAGTCGTTCACAATCCGGCTCCTACAGGAACATCTGTAAGGAATGAAGACAACGGATTTGATCTTTCATCATATACACAACATAAGCCAGGTATTTATCCTGAAGAAAACAGCATTTCAGGAGCTTCAAATCCTGAAACGGAGTCCAGTCGTTGCTCAGAAGCTGTGGTGAACCACATTGCCTCAGACATGCTTAAGGAGGCAGTGGAAGCAAGCAAAGTAAATACGGCACCTAAATTTCAGCAGGTGCTGGAGTTAAACACTGTTTCACATCTTGACACTGAGTCAGCAATTCAATTTCAAAAGGAGAATGAACACTCATTTACTTCAGACAGAGCTGAACATGTTCCAGGTACTGATTCTAGACCACTTAAAAAACAAGTATACCAAGAATGTGCTGAAGAAAAACATGGTTTTATGACACAAGAACAACTTCATGGTGGACAGAACACAAATGAAACAGAGGACAATATCATGGACTTTGAAAACCACACTTGTTCAGGAAAACTACATAAAGAGACCACAGTTTCTAAATCATGCCAGGCTCTGGTGGAGCTACAGAGAGACAACCAAACACAAATCATCCAAAGTGTCATTATGAGTGAAATGCATTCAAGCTGTCCTCAAAATGAAGATCAATCATTGTGTAAAGAGGACCATACACTGCAGAGAAGGAACATTCAggaacagtgtgtgaatgttcaAAAAGAACAGAAGCATCCGTATCAACTGCAATCTCAAGACTTATCCATCCTTTCTAAGTCTGTACAAAGACCAGAGCAGACGGACATGAGAGAGGCAAATACACCGGAGCTTAAATTTTCTACATCTGGGTCATTAGACTTGAAAGAACCAATTCAAGTTCAAATTGAATATACTGAAAAAACTAATGGAGTGAAACAGCCTGCAACAATATATAGTTCAAGACTCGTATTTTCTAGGACTAATGAAGAGCGACAGAGAGTAAAGCCAAAGAGACACAGGAAAGCCCATTTTACAGCTCCAATAAGTTCATCCACTGATTCAACACCTGATTCATCCTTAGATGAGATAGCTAAATCCAGAGTACATAAATGTGGCATTGCCACTCCAGCCATACCTGGCACATCTTCTCCTGGAAAAGCAACAACAGAAAATAGAAATATCTCATCTGATGAATCAAGTTCATTTCTGTCTTTAGAAATTAGTCCAGGATCAACAGCATCAAAATCAAAACATAATCAGTGTTACGGGACTGGCTCTGATAATCCATACTTTTACATCAGAGATGTTACCACAGAGGAAGTGAGAcagaaaaaatgtaattttacggCAAAGCTATTTAAAATTCCTGGTCAATCGAAGGGTGATGAAACAATTCAGTTAACCAGAAGCAATTCTACTAAACACGtatcacatgaaaataacaaCGAGAGACCAAAATCATTTGAGAATGATTCCATCCAAGATAGAGAACCAGTTCTACATTTTGGTTCAAGTGACATCAACCCCTTTGTTCATACAAGAAAAAAGGATCGGTTACTTAAAGCTGCATACAAAAATCAGCCTTTTGGAAGTGCAGTCAATATATCCAGTCAACTTTCCTCACTTGAAAGTTCAAGCAATGGTATAGCAAGATGCTGTAGTATGGACAATGGGTTGAATGTCCAGAATTCTCCTTTCAGTTCTCATCTGAGCACTTATGCAGTCCAGAAAGGGCTTTCTAGCACATTGAGTAGTGCTGAAGATTCCAAAGAACATATTTCTACAGAACCCAAGCTGAGGGAAGCTTTTCGTACCCCAACTATTTGTAATGAGAAGATCTTAACAGCTTCAGGCAGTGACTCTTGCAATGATACCTTAGACTTAGCCAGTAGTTCAGGCCAAGTAGATGAAATAGTGCTGGTCTACTCTTCTGAACATGAAAGTCAGGAAAGTAAGCAAGATTCAAGAAAATGTGACCATGGTACCCAGACAGTCAAGTTTTATGAGGACcaggagaagaagaacagaCACAGGAGGAGCAGTACCCAGGTTCCTGTGTCCAGACAGGCGCAAGAAAGATCAACCACATGGACAAGTCTACAGAATATGTCTGAACATCTTTCTGAGTTGATTCTCAGCACGTCTGATCTTCTGGGGAACATTCAGTGTATGAGAACAGGGGAAAATTCTATGGAAAATACGCCTCCTTTAAAAACTTGCAGTAAAGTTTCAAAGGTAAGCTCTGACAAGTATTGCAAGAGTGATGGCTCCACCCAAACTGCAATAGATGTTGGGATCCAAACTGAGGACATTGCACTGCTaatgaaacagaacaaagtTCTCCAAAGTACCCCGCTCGTACAGAACCCCAAATCCCACGAGGTCAATGTGATCGTCAAAGTTATTGGCTCCGAAGTTTGCAACATACCAAAGCACGATGGTGTCATCAATTCTATTAAAGATCAGTGTGACAGCAAACAGACCTTTGAAACTGTTAAAAGTAATCCTGACTTGTGTCCTGGAGGCTCACCTTCCTCTGAGCAGTTTAGTGGAAAGTTGGACACTGTAAAAATTCTCTCCCTAGAAACAGTTGCACCAAATCAGCACTGTTTCAATCCTGTCACGGTAGACCATAAAGCTTCCAACGCTTTTGCAGTTTGTGTTCAGAGAAAATGCACTTCTCAAATGTTAGCAAAGGACAATCAAACACATCAGCAAATGAAGCCAAAGAATAACCCTGATAAAAGGGTGATGCTTATCGACCGTGCCTCTTCACCTATTCTCACTGTGGATGTGGCAAGTTTACAGAAAGGGAAAATCAAATCTGGTACAATCCACACCCCCACTGAGATGCTCtcaaaaactgaaaacaaaccAGTGTCCACCAGTAAACCTAAGTCACAGTATCAAAGAGAGAATTTTTACACATATCAAACTGTAAACAAATCAGTGTCTTCCATGTCTCTTGAGAACCTAAGTAACCACAGTTGTGTACATTTAGGTGCACCAGATGCACACTCTACAGAAGTCTCATCCAGCAGATACATAcaaaatggaagaaagaaacaCTCTCATGGAGTGCGAAGCAAAGAAGCAAGCCAAGCTATTTGGTGCAGTCCCCTGTCTCATAGTCACTCTTCCACTGTCAAACACAGGAAACCTGTAGACTTGAGCCAAGACACATTACAATCCTCAACACCCATTAATCAAAGCCACAGCAGCAGCATGCAGGAATATAAACACAGACTATGTAAAAATATGAGCTGCTGGGGTGATGTGAGCAAAGACACTCTCCAATACCAAGAGGAAGACAGCATGTCTTTGGCTCCGAGTGACTGCAATACAGACATCTTGGTCAGCATTAACCCACTCACTGAAGCCAGTCCACTCCAAGAGGATTACTGGATTCCTGAAAACCTGCCCATGCACAACAAGTTCACCAACTGGTCAGGCATCAGTCAGCAGCCACCAGCCAGGCTCACTAAGGAAAGCAGTACAACTATGGAGAAATCCCCAGATATTAACACACATAGTCTCCACCTACGTTCAGCAGAGTCAGAGAGTCTTGGGTACAGGTACAAACCAGAGCTCTTGGAATCAGCAGATAGACGGAGCAGAGAAATTGAGAGACTGCGGAAGGAACGGGAGCAGGTACTTGCCTCTATGCAATTAGATACGAGTCCTCATCCGCTCAGTGTAGAGCTCGCAGAGGCCAAGTTGCACTATGGCCTGGGGAAGACAGACACTCTGCTAAACATGCTGAAGTCCAGTTCCAGAAGTCCAGTTGCAGAGTCTACCATCTCTACCAAACAGCAGCTGTATGACAG GCACAGGAGGAGTATTGATGGTttaaggaaagagagagaagatcgTCTTCAAACGTCCCGCCGAGCTCGAAGTCTCAGCCCCAGCAAGCATCCGAACTCATCAAATCACTTGACAGAACAGTCTGAAAGACCTGTGGGTCTACCCAGCCGGCAGCGAGAATATCTGCAACACCTACGCAAGGAAGTAGTGGAGATGAGCAG GGTTCCAGATCCACCTAGAAGAGAGGGTCAGTATCCCACTGATATTGAACTCCTTCTGCGTGACTACAGTCGTGCACGTGAGGAAGCGAAGACGGAGATTGCCAGAGCGCGAGTGCGGTTACGTGAGAGGACGGAGCAGGAGAAGCGGAGATTGGAGCAACAAGCTCTCACACAGTCTGTAAAG GATCATATGAGACTTTGTACACGTGTCAGTAATAGCACCTTGTGCACTGGTTCCAACTTAAGTCTCTCTTCTGGACCTACATCTGGCTACAACAGTAGTAATGCAGCTGTACTGAAAGACAGTACCTCACCATCTATACAG ATCACTCGAGTCTCAGATGGAGAGTTAAGAATCAGATCTCGACCTCCCATGATCCCTCCTCAAAGTTTAAAGGCTCCTCGTGCATGGCTATCAGCTCAGG ATATTCGTGTGGAGAGCTCCTCCTCGGGATATGAGCttcactcctcctcctctccttcatCTCCTCCTGGAAGACAGCGCACCTGTTCCTTTAGCTCTCCCTCATCTATTTCAATTTCATACCAAGACATTGCAGACTGTACTCTCACAAGTGCAATATCAGAG GTTCATTTAGCCTCTGGAGGAGATGTAAGGAATCTGCTGGCAGGAAGCGCCGAAGCTGGCTGGAG acaccATGGCTTAGAGAACGGAGTACAGACCTTCCACCGGCCCTCCTCCAGACCCTCTGCTCACGGGTTTTTGGGTGCCATGGAACTGGAGAGACCCCTTGCTAGTCTGTGGAGTTTAATCCGAGATCACTCCAAGACTCATCTCTACAACACATCTCTAAAGTCTGCCTGGACACGATTGCTAGATGACGCTACACAACTAG TCTACCTGCTGACTGACCCGTCCAGCTGTCATATGAAGCAGCCGCGGGATTTCTGTTGCCTGAGCACTGAGGCCAAACGG GATGACATGTGGGTGTTGGCCATGCAGTCTGTATTTGAAGAGTCTCTCCCTCGCCCAAGTGTGGACACTGTACGTGGAGAGATGTTTCCCAGCGCATGGATACTTCAGCGCAGTCAGCGGCAGGGTCGAGAGATTGTTACAGTTATCTATCTACTACAG GTTGATTTGGGAACTCCAACCCTGCCTCAGAGACTGCTGAAAGTTGTGGCCAGGAAGCAAGCAGCTGTAATCGCAGACCTTGATTCGTTTTTGTCCTTGTGA